The segment AGGAGCACCGCGCGGCCGGCGCTCCGGCTGGCTGGACTCGTCACCGCGCCTCCCCGGCCGTGGTGTCCCCGCACAGCACACCGGAAGTGTCTCTCGCCCCCGGCGGCCGCGCCGCCGGCCGGAAAGCCGGCGCCCGCCGCGCCCCCGGACCGTGGCCGGAATCTAGCACGCGCGGCGCTGGCTGGCCCAGCCCCGCCGGCGGCCGTGACGGCCGCCCGCCCGCCCTGGCATCCGCGCTGTCAGGAGGCCAGCCGGGGCGCGCGTGGCGCGGTTGAACGGCGAATCCCGGAAGTCCCGGCCGCCGACCGGCGCCAGCACATCCCCGTTCCAGGCGTCCAGCACCACAAGAGCACCCTGCAGGTAGTCCGTCGCACCCTCCAGCCCGCCGCCGCGCTGCCGCGCCCCGTGCCCCGTACGCTCGCCCGCGGTAGCGGCCGTAGCGCCCCGCCTCGATCGCCCCGAACTGTTGTGCCAGCTCCTGCTCCGCCGCTTGCTGAATCCCGGCATCCAGCGTCGTCCGGATCACCAGCCCTTCCGTATAGATCGCCTCGCCCAGCTCCGACTCGAGCAACTGCCGCACCTCCTCGACAAAATACGGCGCCCGCTCCGCAGGCTCCGCCGAGCCCCGCCGCAGCCGCAGCCGCGCCGAGCTCGCCCGCGCCGCCTGTGCCACCGCCACCCGCCCCTGCTCCGCCATACGCTCAAGCACCAGGTTCCGCCGCCGCACCGCCGCCGCCGCATCCGCCCGCGGGTTCAGCCGCGAGGGCGAGCGCGGCACTCCCGCCAGCAGCGCCGCCTCCGCCAAGGACAACTACGCCGCCGGCTTGCCGAAGTATTCCTGCGCCGCCGCCTCGATCCCCCACGCGCCACTGCCGAAGTAGATCTGGTTCAGATAAAGCTCGAGAATGTCCCGCTTGCCGTAGCGCTCCTCGATCTCCTGCGCAACGCGCATCTCCCCCAACTTCCGCCACGGCGTGCGCTCGCGCGGCGGCAGCTCCTGTGGAAACAGGTTCCGCGCTAACTGCATGGTGATGGTGCTGAACCCCTCCCGCACCTCGAGTGAGCGCAGGTTGCGCCACAGCGCCACCGGCACGCGCCACCAGTCCACACCGCCATGCTCCCAGAAACGCCGGTCTTCGATGGCCACGAACGCCGCCGGCGCATGCTGGGGCAGCAAATCCAGCGGCACCACCACGCGCCGCACCACGTACAACTTGGCCAGCTCCCGGCCGCGCCGGTCCAGCACCAGGGACGCCTGCTCAGGCATGTAGCCGCGCAGCCGATCCACGTCCGGGCAGCCCCGCAGCCCGCAGCGCTCCCAGAGCAGCAGCGCGGCACCCCCCAGCGCCATCGCCAGGAGCGCTCCCACTCGCAGCCACCGCCGCCACCGCCCCTTTGCTGACGCTACGCC is part of the Gemmatimonadota bacterium genome and harbors:
- a CDS encoding transglycosylase domain-containing protein produces the protein MSLAEAALLAGVPRSPSRLNPRADAAAAVRRRNLVLERMAEQGRVAVAQAARASSARLRLRRGSAEPAERAPYFVEEVRQLLESELGEAIYTEGLVIRTTLDAGIQQAAEQELAQQFGAIEAGRYGRYRGRAYGARGAAARRRAGGCDGLPAGCSCGAGRLERGCAGAGRRPGLPGFAVQPRHARPGWPPDSADARAGGRPSRPPAGLGQPAPRVLDSGHGPGARRAPAFRPAARPPGARDTSGVLCGDTTAGEAR
- a CDS encoding transglycosylase domain-containing protein — its product is MALGGAALLLWERCGLRGCPDVDRLRGYMPEQASLVLDRRGRELAKLYVVRRVVVPLDLLPQHAPAAFVAIEDRRFWEHGGVDWWRVPVALWRNLRSLEVREGFSTITMQLARNLFPQELPPRERTPWRKLGEMRVAQEIEERYGKRDILELYLNQIYFGSGAWGIEAAAQEYFGKPAA